The proteins below are encoded in one region of Prosthecobacter debontii:
- a CDS encoding response regulator — MPLRIFIVEDHVETLKAVQAYLERRGHEVETATLMQEALTQWSAENFDLLLADIGLPDGDGWEMMRLLRKNPPRYAAAMSGYGTPADIAHSQSVGFKRHLVKPVRHEDLDAVVAEAQAMKDGLSEG, encoded by the coding sequence ATGCCACTGCGGATTTTCATTGTTGAGGACCATGTCGAGACTCTGAAGGCTGTGCAAGCCTACCTGGAGCGCCGGGGGCATGAGGTGGAGACGGCCACCTTGATGCAGGAAGCCCTCACCCAGTGGTCCGCTGAGAACTTTGACCTCCTGCTAGCCGATATTGGCCTGCCAGATGGAGACGGCTGGGAGATGATGCGCCTGCTGCGCAAAAATCCTCCGCGCTACGCGGCGGCAATGAGCGGTTATGGGACCCCGGCAGACATCGCCCACAGTCAGAGTGTGGGGTTCAAACGCCACCTTGTGAAACCCGTACGCCATGAAGATCTGGATGCCGTGGTGGCGGAGGCACAGGCGATGAAGGATGGCCTGTCTGAGGGTTAA